The following nucleotide sequence is from Dyella sp. BiH032.
ATGGCCCCATCTTCCCGCAAGCGCCAGCGGCGCGTCCCTTCCACTGGCACGGCGCGTCCGCGGCCCTCCGCTACCGCGCCGGTCCGTCCGGCGGACAGCTCCAACCGCGCGACCCGCGTGCTGGACGTGCTGTTGCAGCGGTTGCCGCCGCACTATCGCGAAAAGGCACGCGACTACCTGGTGTTGACCCGCATGGACCGGCCGATCGGCGCCCTGCTGCTGCTGTGGCCGACCTGGTGGGCGCTGTGGCTGGCGGCGGGCGACTTTCCGCCGGTCAAGCCGCTGGTGATCTTCACGCTCGGCGTCTTCGCCATGCGCGCGGCCGGCTGCGCCATCAACGACTATGCGGACCGCAAGCTGGACCCCCAGGTGGAACGCACCGCCGGCCGGCCGATCGCCGCCGGGCGGGTGACGCCGCGCGAGGCGCTGATCGTGTTCGGCGTGCTGCTGGCGTTTTCCTTCCTGCTGGTGCTGTTCACCAATGCGCTGACCATCAAGCTCTCGTTCGCCGGCGCCGCGCTGGCGGCGATCTATCCCTTTACCAAGCGCTATACCTACATGCCGCAAGTGGTGCTGGGCGCAGCATTCGGCTGGTCGATCCCAATGGCGTTCGCCGCGGTGAGCGGCCATGTGCCGCCGCTGGGCTGGTTGCTGCTGATCGCGAACATCCTGTGGTCGGTGATCTACGACACGCAGTACGCCATGGTGGATCGCGAGGACGACCTCAAGGCCGGCGCCAAGTCCACCGCCATCCTGTTCGGCGACGCGGACCTGCCGATCCTGGGCATTCTGATCGCCACCTTCCTGCTGGCCATGCTGTTCGTCGGCCAGCGGGCCCTGCTGGGCTGGCCATACTGGCTGAGCCTGGCCGGCGCTGCGGGGTTGTTCGGCTGGCAGCTGTGGCGCATCCGCACGCGCGACCGCGCAGCCTGCCTGTGGGCCTTCCGCAACAACAACTGGCTG
It contains:
- the ubiA gene encoding 4-hydroxybenzoate octaprenyltransferase, translating into MAPSSRKRQRRVPSTGTARPRPSATAPVRPADSSNRATRVLDVLLQRLPPHYREKARDYLVLTRMDRPIGALLLLWPTWWALWLAAGDFPPVKPLVIFTLGVFAMRAAGCAINDYADRKLDPQVERTAGRPIAAGRVTPREALIVFGVLLAFSFLLVLFTNALTIKLSFAGAALAAIYPFTKRYTYMPQVVLGAAFGWSIPMAFAAVSGHVPPLGWLLLIANILWSVIYDTQYAMVDREDDLKAGAKSTAILFGDADLPILGILIATFLLAMLFVGQRALLGWPYWLSLAGAAGLFGWQLWRIRTRDRAACLWAFRNNNWLGMVLWVGIVLALAVK